Genomic segment of Oscillospiraceae bacterium:
GCATTAGCCTTTTTTTCTACCACTCGCCTAGCGAGTGGTTTTCTGGATACAAAAAAGCCCCCGGTTGAACCGGGGGCTTTTCATATTCAGATCATACCGTCGGTTTTCAGCTTTTCGACGATTTTTTGACTGATATCGGGGCTGTGTTCGTCAAGGACCATATCGCAGACGAGGTCGGTGTTGTGCGGATCGCCCAGCCAGACTGTCAGCACCGGTTTTCCGGCGGAGACCAGTTTGATGGTCTCGACGTCGTATTTGCTGAGTTCGGTGGCGGTCACGACGAGAATCAATCCGGTGTCGGTCAGGATGTTGGCGACCTCGGCGAGCCGGCGGATATGCTCGGAACTGCGCTTTTCGCGGTTGGACGGGTTCAGGTCGGCATTCATGCCGTAAAGAACGCTGCCGATGCCGAGGTAATAGGCATTCTTTCCGCTGTCGAACAGGGATTTTTCAAGCGCCTTTGCGGGAGTTTTTTTGTCGGTGTGTTCGGCGCCGGTGATCAGAATGATGGCCGGGGTCTGACCGAAACGCTTTTTGCGTTCTTCCACGCTCACCGCGCTCTTTTCCCATTTGATATCGCGCAGTTCGAGTTTGCGTTTGGTGCCGAGATGCCGGCTTTGGACGGTGTCGGTGAAGATGCCTCCGCCCGAAATCTCATATTCGTCGACGATGACGAATCGTCCGGTTACGGCCAGCTCGCCGACGTTGTCGAAAGCGACCAGGCGTTCGGTAGAGAGGATGCATTCGGCGACGTCGTATTTGTCAACACGTTCTTTTTTGACCCGTTTGAGGGTCGAGGCGTCCATGACGCTCAGGGTTTCCTCGAGGTGGCATTCCACTTTGGCGGAACCGGTTTTGAGGTAATATGATTTTCCGGAAGTCATCGGCGTGTTGCCGAGCCAGAATAAACTGACTTTGACAAGGTTTCCGACCAGCGGTGCGGGTTCGTCGGCTCGGGTGCAGAGTTCGCCGCGTCGGATATAAATCTGTTCGGCCATCGTAAATCCGGTGGCGTATCCGGCCTCGGCGATGCCGTCTTTTTCAAGGGCCGTCATCGGTTCGATGCGCTTGACGGTGGTCTTTTTACCGCTGGGGTAAAAGACCAGTTCATCGCCCGCCGTGAGCTTTCCGGTCTCCACGGTGCCTGCGATAATACGGCGATCGTCGCCTTCGCCGGTGAATTTGTAAACGTCCTGCACCGGCATACGGAACGGCAGCGAGATCGGCGGTGCGGTCGCGATAAAGCGGTCGAGTGTCTCGAGTACGGTCGGGCCGTGATACCAGTCCATGCGGTCGCCGGGTGCAGCAATGTTGTCGCCCTGCATGCCGCTGACCGGAATATAACCCTCGGGCGTGATGCCGATCTGACTTAAAAATTCGTCGTATTCTTTTTTGACCTGCTCGAAGACGCTTTGGTCGTAGTTGACAAGGTCCATCTTGTTGACCAGCACGCAGACCTGACGAATGCCGAGCATCGACAGCATATAACCGTGGCGGCGGGAGTTTTCCTGCACACCCTCGGCGGCATCGATGACCAATAACGCGGCGTCGGCTCTGGATGCGCCGGTGATCATATTTTTTAAAAATTCGATGTGGCCGGGCGCGTCGATGACAATGTACTTGCGTTTTTCGGTCTTGAAAAAGCAGCGCGCAGTGTCGATGGTGATGCCCTGCGAGCGTTCGTCTTTAAGCGCATCAAGCAGAAATGCATATTCGAACGGCTTTGCGTTGCGGCGGCACATCTCCTTGATCTGTTCGAGTTTGCCCGAGGGCAGGGAACCGGTGTCGGCAAGCAGACGGCCGATCACGGTGCTTTTGCCGTGGTCGACGTGTCCGACGATGACAATATTCATCAGTTCGTCTTTTAAAATCGAATCCATTTTAATCTCCATACGATAAATTTATATTTGGAAGAAGGCGTGATTGAGAGGATGAAGCGCCTTTTTCAGTGTGATGTGATTTTCAAAAAATGAAAATCACATCACATATATCCGTTCTTGCGCAGTTCTTCGAGTCCGCCGCCGTCTTCTTTGTCCTGTTCGCGTCCGCTGCGTTCGGCGATGTTGGCGAATTTTCCGGTTTTGAGTTCTTCGATGATCTCATCGAGGTTTTTCGCGGTGGATTCCACGGGCTTGGTGCAGGGCCAGCAGCCGAGAGAGCGGTAACGCTGCCCTTTGCCCTGATCGAAATACAGCGAAACGATCGGCACGTTTTCGCGCTTGATGTATTCCCAGATGTTCAATTCGGTCCAGTCCAGCAGCGGATGGACGCGAATGTGCGTGCCGGGTTTGAAATCGGTTTTATATTGCCCCCAGAATTCCGGCGGTTGGTCGCCGATATCCCAGTCGTTGTGGCTGTCGCGCGGCGAAAAATAGCGTTCCTTGGAGCGGCTGCCTTCTTCGTCCGCCCGCACGCCGACGATTACGCCGGTGTACGGCTCGGTGTTGCCGTCGACCTCGTATTTGCCGAGTTTGTGATTCATGCGGTAACGCGGCCATTCGCCCGAGAGGGTGTGCGCCAGCGCCTCGGTTTTGAGCGCCTTGCAGCACTCGATGCGCGTGGCGTTGCCGTCGGGAAAAGTGCGTTTTGAGGCCAGCGCCTCGGTATTTTCACCGTAGATCATATCGAGATTCCACTCCAGCGCAAGCCGGTTGCGGTATTCGATCATCTCCGGAATTTTATAATGTGTGTCGATGTGTACGAGCGGGAAGGGAACATGCCCGTAAAACGCCTTGCGCGCCAGACAAAGCAGCACTGTGCTGTCCTTGCCGATCGACCACAGCATGCAAAGCGATTTGAATTGGCTGTAGGCCTCGCGGATAATGTGAATGCTCTTGGCTTCGAGCTGATCAAGATGGTCCATGAAAAATCTCCTAAATAATCTTTTTGATCGACGAAAGAACTTGCTGTGCGCATTCGGCCGCGCTCACGGTCTCGGTGTCCAACACGAGATCGGGACTTTCGGGAATCTCGTATGGCGAGTCAATGCCCGTAAAACCGGTGATCTCACCGCGCCGGGCTTTGGCATAAAGCCCTTTCGGATCGCGTTTTTCGCAGGCCCCGACGCTTGTTTTGACGTAGACGAGCAAGAAATTCTTACTGCGGCTTTTGGCGAATGCGCGCATCTTTTCAAACGGTGAGATGGCGCTGACGAGTGCGATCACGCCCGCATCTTCGAACAGCGCGGCGACTTCCGAAACACGGCGGATGTTCTCGTCGCGGTCGGTGTCGGAAAATCCGAGATCGCCGCAGAGGCCGTGACGCAGGTTGTCCCCGTCAAGCAGATAGGCGCAGTGACCCGCATCGACAAGTTGCTTTTCAATAAGCGCCGCAACAGTCGATTTGCCGCTGCCCGAGAGTCCGGTGAACCAGACGACCGCGCCTTTTTGCCCGTTCGCCTCAATTCGGTCCTGTTCGGTGGTCAGCCGTTTCTGCCACACCACGTTTTCGCTCATTTCGTCACCTCCCGAAATCAATCTATAGTATTTTAAAACTTTAAGCCGAAATAGTCAACATAACCTTGCAAAAACATACCCGGTGTTGTAAAATGTCGTGTGTACACATAAGGGCTTGCCTTTTGTGTGCGACAAAGCTTCCGCAAGGAGAAAAATTATGATCGTAACAATCATCGGCAGAGGTCATTCCGGAACACGGGCGATCTCGCATACGCTCTCACAGAGTGGTGTTTTCATGGGCGAACCGCTCAATGTCTCGGGGGATCTGCTTCCGCCGGAGGATATGTACGACGCCTGCCGTGAGATGGCGAAATATGTCCGTTTTGAGGGCGGCTTGAAATGGGATTTTTCAACGGTTTTGAATATGGAGCCAACCGAAGAATTTAAGCGGCTTATCAACAGCTATCTGAAATCGGTGTTTGCCAGCGAGAACGCCAATAAGGGCTGGAAAATCCCCGAGACCACGCTGGTCTATCCGTGGATTATTAAAATGTTTCCCGATATCAAGTATATCCATTGGGTGCGTGACCCGCGCGACTGCATTTTGGGTGGCCACCTGACCGATAATCTCAACGATTTCGGCGTCCAATACGATAAAACCGACGATGAGCGCCGCAACCGCGCCATCAGTTGGTATTATCAGCGTGAACTCGTACGTGCGACGCCTCAACCCGCCAACGTGATCTCCGTGCGGTTTGAGGATATGATTTTCAAGCAGGAGGAGACCCTGCGCCGTCTCGAGCGGTTCTTAGGCGTGAAGTTGGTCAAAATTCCGATGAGAACCGATTCGGTGGGACGATATCTGCACGACGATGACGTGCACATGTTTGATTTTTTCCGTGAGGATATGCTCGAGTGCGGATACGAACTTGAGAAAGGCGTATGAAAAGAATTAGAACCACAATCATTTGTTTGGTGCTTTGTCTGTGCCTGCCGGTTTGCGGCTGTGCGCAGTTAGAATTCATACTCAATAATCGGTCATCTCAAGAGGATTCTGTCGTTTCGTCCGGTTCTGCTACGAAAAGTTCAAAAACAAGCGCAGTTTCAAATTTATCCGAGACATCATCAGAAGAATCCTACGGGGAATCCTCCGCATCCTCCACAACGGTATTTGTAACAATCACCGAAGGCATGACCATGGCGGACGTTTTTACTTTGCTCGAAGAAAATGACGTCTGCAAAGCCGATAAACTCTGGGAAACCGCCGCGAGTTATGACTATACCTATTATCCGCTGGTGGCGGCCATCGAGCCTGACGAGCACCGCTGTTTTCTGCTTGAGGGCTATCTGTTTCCGGACACCTACGAGTTTTATTACGGCATGAAGCCGCAGGACGCCATCGGGCGGTTTCTGCGCAACGCCGAGGCCAGGTGGACCGACGAGCTGCGCCAACAGGCGGAGGAGTCCGGTTATTCGGTGGAGGAAATCATCACGCTCGCCTCGATCATCGAAAAAGAATGCGGCGTCAAGAGCGAGATGCGCCACGTCTCATCGGTGCTGCATAACCGGTTGAATTCCGGCATGAAGCTGCAGTGCGACGTCACGATCATCTATGTCGAAAACGACATCAAACCCTATATCACGGGCGATGTCAATCGCTACAACGAATATTACAACACCTATAAATGCGCGGCGCTGCCTGCCGGCCCGATCTGCAACCCGGGCATGGACGCGATCAGAGCCGCGTTGAACCCGCTGGATACCGACGACCTCTATTTTGCGGCGAACGCCGAAGGTGTATATGCCTATGCCGAGACCTATGAACAGCACCAGCAAAATCTGACCGACTTGGGAATCTGAGCCGGCCTTTTTCATAAAGTAATCAATAAAAGGGGAATTGTTATGGCAAAGGACAACAAGAAAAAATGTTTTGTCATCTCCCACACGCATTGGGATCGGGAATGGTACCAGACCTTTCAGGATTACCGTTTCCGGCTTGTGCGCATGTTCGACGACCTGCTCGAAATTTTAGAGGCAAACCCCGATTATAAGGTCTTTCACACCGACGGCCAGACCATCGTGCTTGAAGATTATTTGGAGATTTGCCCTGAGAACCGAGAACGCATTCAAAAGCTGATCGACGCCGGAAAACTGATCATCGGTCCGTGGTACGTCATGCCCGATGAGTTTTTGATCTCGGGAGAGTCGCTGGTGCGCAATCTGCAAAAGGGCTATGAGATTTCCGCGCAATACTATACCGAACCGATGAAAACCGGCTATGTTGTCGACATTTTCGGCCATAACGCCCAGTTTCCGCAGATTTTAAAGGGTTTCGGCATTGATTCCGCCGTGGTTTTCCGCGGCATCGGCGACTATCCGAAAGATGCGTTCACCTGGGTCGGTGCGGACGGAAGCGAGATCACGGCATTTAAACTCGATATCGACCGAACTTACAGCAACTTCTATTTCTCGATCCGCTGGCCGTTTGAGGGCAGGGAGTATGATGAAAAGGAGCTGTTTGAGCGCACGGAAGCCATGCTGGAACGCTCCGACAAAGCCGCGGCCTGCGGCAGCCATCTGATGATGGACGGGTGCGACCATGTCGACGCCGAACCGCGTCTGCCGTGGATGCTCAATAAATTAAACGAGCATTTCACCGATTACGAATTTATTCATACGACATTCGGGGAATTCGAAAAGAGTTTTAAAGCCGAAAATCCGAAATTGGAAAAAATCGCGGGTCCGCTTTACAATGTCGGGCAAAAGGGTCTCAACAATATCGTGCTGAAAAACGTGCTGTCCTCGATGGTGCATTTAAAGCAGATGAATGCCGCCTGCGAAAACCTGTTGACCGCGTGGGCCGAGCCGTTTGATTTTGCCGCATCAATGATCGGAAACCCGCGACGGGATTTTTATATCCGCCATCCGCTGCCGCGCTCCGGATTTTTCAGCCGCGCGTGGAAATACCTGCTGCAAAACCACCCGCACGACTCCATCTGCGGGTGTTCCGTTACGGATGTCCATAAGGACAACGAATATCGCTTCCGTCAGGCGCTTCAGATCGGCGAACGCATGACAACCGACGCGCTCGAAGAAATTTCGGAAAACATCGACACCTCCGCATTGTCGGGCGAGACCTTCTTCACGGTTTTCAATCCCGCCCAGAATACGGTTTCCGGACATACGGCTTTCACGCTCGCACTTCCGAAGGGCAATTATAAAAATTTCAAACTTTTCGATTCAAGCGGAACCGAAATCCCGTATCAGATTCTTTCGGTCGGCGGCGTTTATCAGGTGCCGGTCGCACCCATTCATAAGTTGATTAATTTCGAAGAAAAAGAAGCGGTCGATGTGGCTGCCGACTTGAGCATTCCGGCGGGTGGCTACACCACGCTCTCGGTCAAATATTATCCGAAAAACAAAATAAAAGAAGGGCAATATCGGGTTGACCAACCCGATGCTTCCCGTTACGGCGGCACGATGCGTGTTGCGCGCAATGTCTGGGACAACGGCGCGATCACGGTCGCCTTTGAAAACGGCGGTTTGAAAGTGACCGATCAAAAGACCGGTAAGGTCTATCAAAACCTGCTGACCTTTGAGGACTGCGGCGACGTCGGCGACGGCTGGAATTATGTCAAGCCGACGGGCGATTCGGAATTTTTGACTTTCGGAAACGCTGCGGAGTTCGCCGTGCGTTCCGACGGGCCGTTTGCTGCGGTGCTGGAACTCACACATCGTCTTGAGCTGCCGGAAAACTATGACCCGACCGATAAAACCCGTTCCAAGGAGCGCAAAACGCTCGAACTGCGCACCACCGTGACGATTTTAAAGGGCAGCAAAACGATCTCTTTCAAAACCGCCGTGAAAAATGAAATCGAAGACCACCGCCTGCGCGTTCTGTTCCCGACCGGATATGAAAGCAAAGAGTTTTATACCCAAACGCCGTTTGATATGCAAAAATGGAATGTAAAAAAAGCGAACAACGATAAATCCTCCGAGATCGAGACCAACGTCAATCCGACGCAGGGTACGGTTTTTGTTGAAGACGGCAAAAACGCCTTTGCGCTCTATACCAAGGGACTTTACGAGGTCGAGGTCACGGAATCCGACCGCACTGTCGCGCTGACGCTGTTCCGCGCGTTCGCAAACGAGGTCGCCAGACCCAAAGCCGTTATGGGACAGATGCAGACCGAGATGGTTTTTGAATACGCAGCCGCTTTCTCGGACGATCTCACCCCGGCAAAAGCGCTGCAAAACAGCGTCGCTTATAAATCCGGTTTACGCGCCTTTGAGACCGGAGTTCATACGGGCGAATTGAAGCCCGAACACTTGCTGTTTGCGCTCGACAGCAAAAACAGCGTCGTTTCGGCACTGCAGCTCAAATCGGAACATCACGGCGTCCTGCGCATCTTTAACCCGAGCGAACAGAACGATAAGGCCGTTTTCGCGATCTCAAAACCGATTCAAAAGGCCGGCGAAACGGATTTCTGCGGCGACGAAAAGAGCGCATTGACCGTAAAAGACGGGAAAGTTCTTTTATCGCTGCGTCCGCATGAGGTTAAAACGGCCGAATTTACATTCTGACGGGAGAAATCGATATGGAAAAGACTATCAAGGGTTTTCTGAACTACGCGGCGAATATCAAACCGACCGCGAGGCAACTTGCCTGGTTTGACATGGGATTTTATGCTTTCGTGCATTTCTCTCCAAACACCTACACCGACCTTGAATGGGGTCACGGCGACGAAGACCCTGCGATTTTCAACCCGACCGAACTCGACTGCGACGGTTGGGTTGAAGCTGTCAAGTCTGCCGGGATGAAAGGGTTGATTTTGACCGCCAAGCACCACGACGGTTTTTGCCTGTGGCAGACGAATACCACGATGCACAGCATGAAAAGCAGTCCGTTTCAAAACGGCAAAGGCGACATTGTCAAAGAAGCCGCCGAGGCCTGCAAACGCGGCGGTATCAAATTCGGCATCTATCTCTCGCCATGGGACCGCAATTGTCCGATTTACGGAACACCCGCCTATAACGATTTTTACAAGGCGCAGCTGACCGAACTGCTGACCGGTTACGGCGACATCTTCGAGGTCTGGTTTGACGAGGCCTGCGGGGAAGGACCTAATGGCAGAAAGCAGGAATACGACTTCGAGGGTTATATCGAACTGATCCGCAAATATCAGCCCAATGCCGTTGTTTTCAACGATCATAGCCCTGACGTACGCTACTGCGGCAACGAGGCCGGAACCGGCCGTTATGCCGAGTGGTCGGTCGTACCGTACGAGCTGTGTTACCGAGAGCAGGCGGCGCCGACCGATGAGGCCGTAATGCCCGGAACGCTTTCTTATATGCGCAACGAGACCCAAAACATCGGCGGCCTCGACACGATCTTATATAGCAAAAAGCTGGTTTTTGTCGGTGCGGAAATCGACACGTCGATCCGTAAGGGTTGGTTTTATCATGCCTGTGAAGAGCCGCGTGCGCTTGAAAAACTGTTCGGTATCTATCTGGCGTCGGTCGGCTCCAACGCCTGCCTCAACCTCAATATTCCACCGATGCCGAGCGGGAAATTCGATTCGCGCGACATCGCCCGTTTGAAAGAACTCGGCGATCTGATTAAAACCGAATTCGGAAACGATATCACGCCGGAGGCAAAAATCGAATATACCTATCTGAATGAGGAAAAGACCCAGCTTCAGATTGATATCGTTTGTGAGCAAGCGGGCAGGCCGAAATATTTCGTATTGTCCGAGGATATTTCGAAAGGTCAGCGGGTCAGTTCATTTATCATCGCCGACCAGTGCTGGGATGGTGTTTACCGCAATTTTTACGACGGCACCTGCATCGGCAATCGGAAAATCTGCGCATTTAACCGGAGTAGATGTGCAAATTGCGAACAGCTTAAAGATAAATTCCGCATCACGATTACCGCAGCTCGCGGTGAGGTTCTGATCAAGGACTTGAAAATCTACGCTTAGGAGTTCGGCTGAATCATGAAATTGCCCCAAACAAAACTCGGAAAAGTTATCTTGTGCGGCCTGTTCACCGCCATCATCTGCATATTGGCAATTATCACAATCCCGATCGGGCAGGTACCGATCACCTTGGCGCTGCTCGGTGTCTTTTTGACTGCGGCGATTCTCCCGCCAATTTGGGCGACAGCCTCAATGCTCGTATATATTTTAATCGGAGTGGTCGGCGTACCGGTGTTTTCGGGTTTTGGTGCGGGTGTCGGCGTGCTGCTCGGCCCGACCGGCGGCTATCTGATGGCCTATCCGCTGATGGCGTTGGCGATCTCAGGGCTTTTAAAATTGTTTAAAGGCCGCTGGTATGGCTATTGGCTCGGTATGATTGCCGCACTGCTGCTCTGTTACGGGCTGGGGACATTGTGGTTTTGCAAAGTCACGGGAACCGGATTTATGGCCGCATTGGCTATTTGCGTAATCCCGTTCATCCCGTTTGATCTGGCAAAAGCCGCAGCCGCGTTCGGCGTCAAACTGGCACTCGACAGGGTAAAATCGTAGGGAACGGTCTTGACCATTCCATATTCCCATAAGGAGTGTCGCCCTCGTTGCTTCGCTTTTATTCATGACAGATTCAATATACCTTATAGACCATTTGATCAATCGAAGGAAGACGAAATAATGATTTTTAAATTCATGACTTACAATATCCAGCACGGAAACCGCCACCTGCACGATGTCATTGACCTTGAAATGGTCGCAGACGTGATCCGAAAATTCGACCCCGATGTCGTCACACTCAACGAAGTGCGCGACGGCGGCGATAATCCCGGTTATTTTCACCAGACGGAGCGGATCGCAAAGTTGCTCGGATATCCGCATTATTATTTCGCACGGGCTATCACATTCCCGGACGGCGGCGATTACGGCAATGCCATCATTTCAAAAATTCCGTACAAATCCGTAAAAATCATCAAAATTCCCGACCCGCAGGTGAAGGATGAGGATGTATATTACGAGACCCGCTGTCTGCTGAAAGCCGAATTCGGCGGCTTTACGGTACTCAGCACCCATATGGGACTCGCCCGAGCCGAAGCCAAAAATGCCGTTGCAACTGTGCTTGCCAACACCGGAAGTGAGCCGACGGTTTTGATGGGCGATTTCAATCTTGAACCCAATGATCCTATTTTGGAGCCGATTTTCGCAGCTTATACCGACACAGCGACGCTGCTCAAAGATCAAACACTCAAAAGCTGGCCATCCGACGCGCCGCGCATTAAAATCGATTATGTTTTTGCAAAAGGCGTGAAAAAAATCCTCAGTGCGGACATTCCGCAGATCGTCGCAACCGACCATTGCCCGCACCTTGCGGAAATGGAACTGTAATAAAGAGGGCTTATCGTCTGTAATTTACAGACGATAAGCCCTCTTCATTGTATGATCTTATATTCAATGCAATTTGTATTCGACCCCCATGAAAATGATGGACTCCACTTCGCTTAGATCCGTTAATTCATTGAATCCGGCTCTGTCAATACGGCAATAAGTCCGCACCCCATTTTCATCGTCTTCGCTGTATGAAAACATGTTCCGCCCGTTCTGTACCAATGGTAGGGCATCGGTCAGCGGTAGTGTCTTATATTCACCCTCGTCGCTTCCGAATAAATCATATATTTCCCCATTGGTATATTTGACCAAGATCAAATCATCCAAATATTCATTCTCATCGACGAACACGCTGGCCGAATCATTATAATATTGTTCGTCATCGCACAAAGCGCCGATCAATTGACAAACATTCACATATTGCTCAGATGTTCTGGTCGAAATATAGACAGCAAGCGGTGAAACGATAATCTCTGTCGCATCGGTCAATTCCGGATACGGTGAATCGTCCGTGGAGCAATCGATTACAATGTTGCTTGTGGTGGCCGAAAGGTCAAAATCTGTCAATACCGTTTCATTGTTATCGGTCCAGCCAATTTGAATTTCCGGTAATTCAAAGTTTCCCGTGTCCCATTCGATTAAATAATAACATTTATCATCTTCAATCGGCTCGGAAATTAAGCTTATTGCAAAATATACCCCGCCGTATTGTTGGTTATCAACTCCGGCTATGATCATATGATGATTGCAGATCGCTCTCTTGTAATCGGGCTTTTCAGGCCAGAAAATCGAGCCTTTCTGTTCTTCTTTACTATACGCTTCGAGATCGGTATTAAACTGATTGATCAATTCCGTGCCGATTTCGGACAATGCCTTCATAGAGACAAAAGCTTGCCCAGTATACCCATCATATACAACACTTTCAAGCGTAAAGCTGACGTTTTCCGTATTGATCGGCGTTGTCGCTTCTGTGAAATACGATTCAAATGCCGAAACATCTGATCTGTACAAGAGTGAAAACAGCTGTACCCCGCCCGCCGCCGCTGCGGTGATGACCAGAATTGATGCCAAAGCGAAACAGGCCAACGCAAGTGCGGGTCTGAGCCGGAGTTTGCGCGCGGGTTTTGTCTCATTTTCCAGCATTGCAATAGTTTTATCATTAAAATCGTCGTTTAATTTCA
This window contains:
- the mltG gene encoding endolytic transglycosylase MltG, whose protein sequence is MKRIRTTIICLVLCLCLPVCGCAQLEFILNNRSSQEDSVVSSGSATKSSKTSAVSNLSETSSEESYGESSASSTTVFVTITEGMTMADVFTLLEENDVCKADKLWETAASYDYTYYPLVAAIEPDEHRCFLLEGYLFPDTYEFYYGMKPQDAIGRFLRNAEARWTDELRQQAEESGYSVEEIITLASIIEKECGVKSEMRHVSSVLHNRLNSGMKLQCDVTIIYVENDIKPYITGDVNRYNEYYNTYKCAALPAGPICNPGMDAIRAALNPLDTDDLYFAANAEGVYAYAETYEQHQQNLTDLGI
- a CDS encoding sulfotransferase, whose translation is MIVTIIGRGHSGTRAISHTLSQSGVFMGEPLNVSGDLLPPEDMYDACREMAKYVRFEGGLKWDFSTVLNMEPTEEFKRLINSYLKSVFASENANKGWKIPETTLVYPWIIKMFPDIKYIHWVRDPRDCILGGHLTDNLNDFGVQYDKTDDERRNRAISWYYQRELVRATPQPANVISVRFEDMIFKQEETLRRLERFLGVKLVKIPMRTDSVGRYLHDDDVHMFDFFREDMLECGYELEKGV
- a CDS encoding alpha-L-fucosidase, producing MEKTIKGFLNYAANIKPTARQLAWFDMGFYAFVHFSPNTYTDLEWGHGDEDPAIFNPTELDCDGWVEAVKSAGMKGLILTAKHHDGFCLWQTNTTMHSMKSSPFQNGKGDIVKEAAEACKRGGIKFGIYLSPWDRNCPIYGTPAYNDFYKAQLTELLTGYGDIFEVWFDEACGEGPNGRKQEYDFEGYIELIRKYQPNAVVFNDHSPDVRYCGNEAGTGRYAEWSVVPYELCYREQAAPTDEAVMPGTLSYMRNETQNIGGLDTILYSKKLVFVGAEIDTSIRKGWFYHACEEPRALEKLFGIYLASVGSNACLNLNIPPMPSGKFDSRDIARLKELGDLIKTEFGNDITPEAKIEYTYLNEEKTQLQIDIVCEQAGRPKYFVLSEDISKGQRVSSFIIADQCWDGVYRNFYDGTCIGNRKICAFNRSRCANCEQLKDKFRITITAARGEVLIKDLKIYA
- the cysD gene encoding sulfate adenylyltransferase subunit CysD; the encoded protein is MDHLDQLEAKSIHIIREAYSQFKSLCMLWSIGKDSTVLLCLARKAFYGHVPFPLVHIDTHYKIPEMIEYRNRLALEWNLDMIYGENTEALASKRTFPDGNATRIECCKALKTEALAHTLSGEWPRYRMNHKLGKYEVDGNTEPYTGVIVGVRADEEGSRSKERYFSPRDSHNDWDIGDQPPEFWGQYKTDFKPGTHIRVHPLLDWTELNIWEYIKRENVPIVSLYFDQGKGQRYRSLGCWPCTKPVESTAKNLDEIIEELKTGKFANIAERSGREQDKEDGGGLEELRKNGYM
- a CDS encoding biotin transporter BioY, yielding MKLPQTKLGKVILCGLFTAIICILAIITIPIGQVPITLALLGVFLTAAILPPIWATASMLVYILIGVVGVPVFSGFGAGVGVLLGPTGGYLMAYPLMALAISGLLKLFKGRWYGYWLGMIAALLLCYGLGTLWFCKVTGTGFMAALAICVIPFIPFDLAKAAAAFGVKLALDRVKS
- a CDS encoding endonuclease/exonuclease/phosphatase family protein, with translation MIFKFMTYNIQHGNRHLHDVIDLEMVADVIRKFDPDVVTLNEVRDGGDNPGYFHQTERIAKLLGYPHYYFARAITFPDGGDYGNAIISKIPYKSVKIIKIPDPQVKDEDVYYETRCLLKAEFGGFTVLSTHMGLARAEAKNAVATVLANTGSEPTVLMGDFNLEPNDPILEPIFAAYTDTATLLKDQTLKSWPSDAPRIKIDYVFAKGVKKILSADIPQIVATDHCPHLAEMEL
- the cysC gene encoding adenylyl-sulfate kinase; translation: MSENVVWQKRLTTEQDRIEANGQKGAVVWFTGLSGSGKSTVAALIEKQLVDAGHCAYLLDGDNLRHGLCGDLGFSDTDRDENIRRVSEVAALFEDAGVIALVSAISPFEKMRAFAKSRSKNFLLVYVKTSVGACEKRDPKGLYAKARRGEITGFTGIDSPYEIPESPDLVLDTETVSAAECAQQVLSSIKKII
- a CDS encoding glycoside hydrolase family 38 C-terminal domain-containing protein, whose translation is MAKDNKKKCFVISHTHWDREWYQTFQDYRFRLVRMFDDLLEILEANPDYKVFHTDGQTIVLEDYLEICPENRERIQKLIDAGKLIIGPWYVMPDEFLISGESLVRNLQKGYEISAQYYTEPMKTGYVVDIFGHNAQFPQILKGFGIDSAVVFRGIGDYPKDAFTWVGADGSEITAFKLDIDRTYSNFYFSIRWPFEGREYDEKELFERTEAMLERSDKAAACGSHLMMDGCDHVDAEPRLPWMLNKLNEHFTDYEFIHTTFGEFEKSFKAENPKLEKIAGPLYNVGQKGLNNIVLKNVLSSMVHLKQMNAACENLLTAWAEPFDFAASMIGNPRRDFYIRHPLPRSGFFSRAWKYLLQNHPHDSICGCSVTDVHKDNEYRFRQALQIGERMTTDALEEISENIDTSALSGETFFTVFNPAQNTVSGHTAFTLALPKGNYKNFKLFDSSGTEIPYQILSVGGVYQVPVAPIHKLINFEEKEAVDVAADLSIPAGGYTTLSVKYYPKNKIKEGQYRVDQPDASRYGGTMRVARNVWDNGAITVAFENGGLKVTDQKTGKVYQNLLTFEDCGDVGDGWNYVKPTGDSEFLTFGNAAEFAVRSDGPFAAVLELTHRLELPENYDPTDKTRSKERKTLELRTTVTILKGSKTISFKTAVKNEIEDHRLRVLFPTGYESKEFYTQTPFDMQKWNVKKANNDKSSEIETNVNPTQGTVFVEDGKNAFALYTKGLYEVEVTESDRTVALTLFRAFANEVARPKAVMGQMQTEMVFEYAAAFSDDLTPAKALQNSVAYKSGLRAFETGVHTGELKPEHLLFALDSKNSVVSALQLKSEHHGVLRIFNPSEQNDKAVFAISKPIQKAGETDFCGDEKSALTVKDGKVLLSLRPHEVKTAEFTF
- a CDS encoding GTP-binding protein; the protein is MDSILKDELMNIVIVGHVDHGKSTVIGRLLADTGSLPSGKLEQIKEMCRRNAKPFEYAFLLDALKDERSQGITIDTARCFFKTEKRKYIVIDAPGHIEFLKNMITGASRADAALLVIDAAEGVQENSRRHGYMLSMLGIRQVCVLVNKMDLVNYDQSVFEQVKKEYDEFLSQIGITPEGYIPVSGMQGDNIAAPGDRMDWYHGPTVLETLDRFIATAPPISLPFRMPVQDVYKFTGEGDDRRIIAGTVETGKLTAGDELVFYPSGKKTTVKRIEPMTALEKDGIAEAGYATGFTMAEQIYIRRGELCTRADEPAPLVGNLVKVSLFWLGNTPMTSGKSYYLKTGSAKVECHLEETLSVMDASTLKRVKKERVDKYDVAECILSTERLVAFDNVGELAVTGRFVIVDEYEISGGGIFTDTVQSRHLGTKRKLELRDIKWEKSAVSVEERKKRFGQTPAIILITGAEHTDKKTPAKALEKSLFDSGKNAYYLGIGSVLYGMNADLNPSNREKRSSEHIRRLAEVANILTDTGLILVVTATELSKYDVETIKLVSAGKPVLTVWLGDPHNTDLVCDMVLDEHSPDISQKIVEKLKTDGMI